Proteins from a genomic interval of Pseudoalteromonas sp. MEBiC 03607:
- the pyrF gene encoding orotidine-5'-phosphate decarboxylase, with protein MSVEDSKKVLIALDYDDQQTALAFVKQLSPDTCRLKVGKEMFTYFGPSFVKELIDLGFDVFLDLKFHDIPNTVAKAVTAAAKMGVWMVNVHASGGVEMMTKAKQALEQFGDDAPLLIAVTVLTSMDAAELTRLGVDKTPEEQVIYLAKLAKESGLDGVVCSAQEAKKLKAELGADFKLVTPGIRPAGSDAGDQKRIMTPKQAVEDGSDYLVVGRPITKSADPVATLKEINDSLK; from the coding sequence ATGTCTGTCGAAGATTCAAAAAAAGTATTAATTGCCCTTGATTACGATGATCAACAAACAGCTCTTGCGTTTGTAAAGCAATTATCGCCTGATACGTGTCGCCTTAAAGTAGGCAAAGAAATGTTCACGTATTTTGGTCCTAGCTTTGTTAAGGAACTAATCGACTTAGGTTTTGATGTATTCTTAGACCTAAAATTTCACGATATTCCAAACACAGTGGCTAAAGCTGTAACCGCAGCTGCAAAAATGGGTGTGTGGATGGTTAACGTGCATGCCTCTGGTGGCGTTGAAATGATGACCAAAGCAAAACAAGCTTTAGAGCAGTTTGGTGATGATGCTCCATTACTGATTGCAGTAACTGTACTAACCAGTATGGATGCCGCAGAGCTTACTCGTTTAGGTGTAGATAAAACGCCAGAAGAGCAAGTAATTTACCTAGCAAAACTTGCTAAAGAGTCAGGCCTTGATGGGGTAGTGTGCTCAGCGCAAGAAGCGAAAAAGCTAAAAGCTGAATTAGGCGCAGACTTTAAACTGGTTACCCCAGGTATTCGCCCAGCAGGCAGCGATGCAGGTGATCAAAAGCGCATCATGACACCTAAACAAGCCGTAGAAGATGGTAGCGACTATTTAGTTGTAGGCCGCCCAATCACCAAATCGGCAGATCCAGTTGCAACACTAAAAGAAATTAACGACTCACTAAAATAA
- the lapB gene encoding lipopolysaccharide assembly protein LapB produces the protein MIELLFLLLPVAAGYGWIMGKNSAKNQAHQLNRQITSEYSKGLKFLLDREEDQGLEHLINLLEVAADSVEHYSTLATMFRRRGELDRAIKIHELLLKHPSLDEQQAATSRLELAEDYIMAGLLDGAEEHLVWLVKAGHKEALEPIINLYSQTREWEKGINMFEAHSDLFTKPQHVKAIANFYCEAALQDNDTQIMRKAISLNHKAIRPLYELGHSAFTNEDYVKAIYYWRELISQFTFFAPVFIEELAVSYQKLNLTHQFHELLNELLDKGGVLIKIKHCQALLEQGHIEQAIKFLTDSLKRHPTIRGFSFLLQLLAKQNNDIKDVLDQIDKLVTSYIATKPDFQCQHCGFTSHTIYWVCPSCKHWETIVPSRGIDGF, from the coding sequence ATGATTGAGCTTCTGTTTTTACTTTTACCCGTTGCAGCCGGTTACGGTTGGATAATGGGCAAAAACAGCGCTAAAAACCAAGCTCATCAGCTTAACCGCCAAATTACCTCTGAATATTCTAAAGGCCTTAAGTTTCTCTTAGACAGAGAAGAAGACCAAGGCTTAGAACACCTTATTAATCTACTCGAAGTTGCAGCTGACTCAGTTGAGCATTATTCAACATTGGCCACCATGTTTCGCCGCCGCGGCGAGCTTGATCGCGCAATTAAAATTCATGAGCTGCTATTAAAACATCCAAGCCTTGATGAACAACAAGCTGCAACCAGTCGCCTAGAACTTGCTGAAGATTATATTATGGCAGGTTTGCTAGACGGCGCAGAAGAGCATTTAGTGTGGCTTGTAAAGGCAGGGCATAAAGAGGCACTAGAGCCAATTATTAACCTTTATTCACAAACTCGTGAATGGGAAAAGGGCATTAACATGTTCGAGGCGCACAGTGATTTATTTACTAAACCTCAGCATGTGAAAGCCATTGCTAATTTTTACTGCGAAGCAGCCTTACAAGATAACGATACGCAAATTATGCGTAAAGCCATAAGCTTAAACCATAAAGCCATTCGCCCATTGTATGAGCTTGGCCACAGTGCCTTTACCAATGAAGATTATGTAAAAGCAATTTATTATTGGCGCGAGCTTATTAGCCAATTTACATTTTTTGCGCCGGTTTTTATTGAAGAGCTTGCAGTTAGTTATCAAAAATTAAACTTAACCCATCAATTTCATGAGTTACTCAACGAGTTGCTCGATAAAGGTGGTGTATTAATAAAAATAAAACATTGCCAAGCTTTACTTGAACAAGGCCATATCGAGCAAGCAATTAAATTTTTAACGGATAGTTTAAAGCGTCATCCGACTATTCGTGGCTTTAGCTTTTTATTACAGCTACTTGCCAAGCAAAATAACGATATTAAAGATGTACTCGATCAAATTGATAAGCTAGTAACGTCTTATATCGCAACCAAACCTGATTTTCAGTGCCAGCACTGTGGCTTTACCAGTCATACCATTTATTGGGTATGTCCATCGTGTAAGCACTGGGAAACAATTGTTCCAAGCCGTGGCATAGACGGTTTTTAA
- a CDS encoding LapA family protein, protein MFRVLKIVLIALCLFIAFVLGSQNPQLVQINYLIASNTLPLAVVISICFILGVAIGCFISFTLFSQLKWQNYRLKKKLAPEKNNKKLVANKDT, encoded by the coding sequence TTGTTTAGGGTATTAAAAATTGTATTAATTGCGCTGTGTTTATTTATTGCGTTTGTACTTGGTTCACAGAATCCACAATTGGTGCAAATCAATTATTTAATCGCCAGTAATACCTTACCCCTAGCTGTTGTAATAAGTATCTGCTTTATTTTAGGTGTCGCAATTGGTTGTTTTATAAGCTTTACACTGTTTTCTCAGTTAAAGTGGCAGAATTATCGCTTAAAGAAGAAATTAGCGCCTGAAAAAAACAATAAAAAGCTTGTTGCTAATAAAGACACCTAA
- the ihfB gene encoding integration host factor subunit beta — protein MTKSELIEQLAEQHAHIPVKDVENAVKEILEQMAGSLSSSDRIEIRGFGSFSLHYRSPRTGRNPKTGETVELDGKHVPHFKPGKELRDRVNASIA, from the coding sequence ATGACTAAGTCAGAATTGATAGAACAACTTGCTGAGCAACACGCACACATCCCTGTGAAAGATGTTGAAAATGCCGTTAAAGAAATTCTTGAACAAATGGCCGGCTCATTATCTAGCTCAGATCGCATCGAGATCCGTGGCTTTGGAAGTTTCTCATTGCATTATCGTTCTCCTCGCACAGGTCGTAATCCAAAGACTGGCGAAACAGTTGAGTTAGACGGTAAGCACGTACCACATTTTAAACCAGGTAAAGAATTACGTGACCGCGTAAATGCGAGTATTGCCTAG
- the rpsA gene encoding 30S ribosomal protein S1 produces MSENFAQLFEESLKGFEAEQGSIVKGTVISIENNIVLVDAGLKSESAIPAEQFKNAAGELEVAVGDEVDVALDAIEDGFGETILSREKAKRHEAWIRLEKACEEQETVTGVINGKVKGGFTVEVDSIRAFLPGSLVDVRPVRDTTHLEGKELEFKVIKLDQKRNNVVVSRRAVIESENSQEREELLANLVEGQEVKGIVKNLTDYGAFVDLGGVDGLLHITDMAWKRVKHPSEIVNVGDEIAVKVLKFDKEKTRVSLGLKQLGEDPWAAIAGRYPEGSKLSGRVTNLTDYGCFVEIEEGVEGLVHVSEMDWTNKNIHPSKVVSLGDTVEVMVLEIDEERRRISLGLKQCIANPWQEFARLQNKGDQVTGKIKSITDFGIFIGLEGGIDGLVHLSDISWNTPGEEAVREFKKGDEITAIVLQVDPERERISLGVKQIEADPFNNYLDANKKGAIVKGKVTEVDAKGATVELIEGVEGYIRVADIAQERVEDATTVVSVGDEIEAKYVGVDRKNRTLSLSVKALFEAEEKEVLEKLKKEEPAFENAMAAAFKNAQKD; encoded by the coding sequence ATGTCAGAAAATTTTGCGCAGTTATTTGAAGAAAGCCTAAAGGGTTTTGAAGCAGAGCAAGGCTCTATCGTTAAAGGTACAGTTATCTCAATCGAGAACAACATCGTACTTGTTGATGCTGGTCTTAAATCTGAAAGTGCAATCCCTGCTGAGCAATTCAAAAATGCTGCTGGTGAACTAGAAGTTGCTGTTGGCGACGAAGTAGATGTTGCTTTAGACGCAATCGAAGACGGTTTCGGCGAAACTATCCTTTCTCGTGAGAAAGCGAAGCGTCACGAAGCGTGGATCCGCTTAGAAAAAGCATGTGAAGAGCAAGAGACTGTTACTGGTGTTATCAACGGTAAAGTTAAAGGCGGTTTCACTGTTGAAGTTGATTCAATCCGTGCCTTCCTACCTGGTTCACTTGTTGATGTTCGTCCAGTACGTGACACAACTCACCTTGAAGGTAAAGAGCTTGAGTTCAAAGTAATCAAGCTTGACCAAAAACGTAACAACGTTGTTGTTTCTCGCCGTGCAGTTATCGAATCAGAAAACTCACAAGAGCGTGAAGAGCTTCTTGCTAACCTTGTTGAAGGTCAAGAAGTTAAAGGTATCGTTAAGAACCTTACTGACTACGGTGCGTTCGTTGACCTTGGTGGTGTTGACGGTCTACTACACATCACAGACATGGCGTGGAAGCGTGTTAAGCACCCTTCAGAAATCGTTAATGTTGGCGACGAAATCGCAGTTAAAGTTCTTAAATTCGACAAAGAAAAGACTCGTGTATCTCTAGGCCTTAAACAGCTTGGCGAAGATCCATGGGCAGCTATCGCTGGTCGTTACCCAGAAGGTTCTAAGCTTTCTGGTCGTGTAACTAACCTTACTGACTACGGTTGTTTCGTTGAAATCGAAGAAGGCGTAGAAGGTCTAGTACACGTTTCTGAAATGGATTGGACTAACAAGAACATCCACCCTTCAAAAGTTGTTTCACTAGGTGACACTGTTGAAGTTATGGTTCTTGAAATCGACGAAGAGCGTCGTCGTATTTCTCTTGGTCTTAAGCAATGTATTGCTAACCCATGGCAAGAATTTGCTCGTCTACAAAACAAAGGCGACCAAGTTACTGGTAAGATCAAATCAATCACTGACTTCGGTATCTTCATCGGTCTTGAAGGCGGTATTGACGGTCTTGTTCACCTTTCAGACATTTCTTGGAACACGCCAGGCGAAGAAGCTGTACGTGAATTCAAGAAAGGCGACGAAATCACTGCTATCGTATTACAAGTTGACCCAGAGCGTGAGCGTATCTCTCTAGGCGTTAAACAAATCGAAGCTGACCCATTCAATAACTACCTGGACGCAAACAAAAAAGGTGCTATTGTTAAAGGTAAAGTGACTGAAGTTGATGCGAAAGGCGCAACTGTTGAGCTAATCGAAGGCGTTGAAGGTTACATCCGTGTAGCTGATATCGCTCAAGAGCGCGTTGAAGATGCTACTACTGTAGTTTCTGTAGGCGACGAAATCGAAGCGAAATACGTTGGTGTTGATCGTAAGAACCGCACTTTAAGCTTATCTGTTAAAGCTCTTTTCGAAGCAGAAGAGAAAGAAGTACTAGAGAAGCTTAAGAAAGAAGAGCCAGCGTTCGAAAACGCTATGGCTGCAGCATTCAAAAATGCTCAAAAAGACTAA
- the cmk gene encoding (d)CMP kinase, whose translation MQALSMPVITIDGPSGSGKGTVCRLLAEKLGWDVLDSGAIYRVLSLAALHHQIELDNEDALVPLAANLDVQFLVDSHTHTSKIVLEGEDVTTTIRNEEVGAAASKIAALPRVREALLRRQRAFRTENGLIADGRDMGTVVFPDAPLKIYLTATAEERARRRFAELNERGLDVTLSGLLEDIKARDHRDMTREVAPLVPAEDAIEIDTSDFDAMQVFDKVVTLLDEAVLAGKLPKAKK comes from the coding sequence ATGCAGGCGTTATCAATGCCCGTAATCACCATCGATGGTCCAAGCGGTTCAGGTAAGGGAACTGTATGTCGCTTGTTAGCCGAGAAATTAGGTTGGGATGTATTAGACAGCGGTGCGATTTACCGTGTGCTGTCACTTGCTGCGCTTCACCATCAGATTGAATTAGATAATGAAGATGCATTAGTACCACTTGCAGCAAACTTAGATGTGCAGTTTTTGGTTGATAGCCACACTCACACATCGAAAATTGTGTTGGAAGGCGAAGACGTCACAACCACGATTCGTAATGAAGAAGTGGGTGCAGCTGCATCGAAAATAGCAGCTTTACCACGAGTGAGAGAAGCATTATTACGCCGTCAGCGTGCATTTCGTACAGAAAATGGCTTAATTGCTGATGGTCGTGATATGGGCACTGTTGTGTTTCCTGATGCACCGTTGAAAATATATTTAACTGCTACAGCTGAAGAGCGCGCACGTCGTCGCTTTGCTGAGTTGAATGAACGCGGTCTTGATGTTACACTAAGTGGTCTACTTGAGGACATAAAAGCGCGAGATCACCGTGATATGACACGTGAGGTTGCGCCATTAGTGCCTGCAGAAGACGCCATTGAAATCGATACTAGCGATTTTGATGCGATGCAAGTGTTTGATAAAGTAGTAACTTTACTCGACGAAGCAGTACTTGCAGGAAAGCTTCCAAAAGCTAAAAAGTAA
- the aroA gene encoding 3-phosphoshikimate 1-carboxyvinyltransferase, producing the protein MEQLRLEPIAKVNGSVTLPGSKSLSNRILLLAALAKGTTVVENLLDSDDIRHMLGALKLLGVNVTLNEDKTVATVEGVAGKFNTPSEPLFLGNAGTAYRPLTAVLAAVEGEYELVGEPRMEERPIGHLVDALQALGGDVTYLKNNDYPPLAIKGGKINGGKVAIDGSISSQFLTALLMAAPLFNGDTEINIKGTLVSKPYIDITLDVMQRFGVTVSHDNYETFYVKGCQQYQALERIMVEGDASSASYFVAAAAIAGGEIEINGVGAASVQGDIGFAKVMEQVGAKIDWYDEKLVVRKGELNAVDIDANAIPDAAMTLATVALFAKGKTAIRNIYNWRVKETDRLYAMATELRKVGAEVVEGEDFIEITPPDTFNDVAIDTYNDHRIAMCFAMVAVGGKPITINDPKCTYKTFPTFFKVLESVSSQ; encoded by the coding sequence ATGGAACAACTACGTCTTGAACCTATTGCAAAAGTTAATGGTAGCGTAACCTTACCCGGTTCAAAAAGCTTATCAAATCGTATTTTACTTTTAGCAGCGCTTGCTAAAGGTACAACAGTGGTTGAAAACCTGCTTGATAGCGACGATATCCGTCATATGCTTGGTGCACTAAAATTATTAGGTGTTAATGTTACGCTTAATGAAGACAAAACAGTGGCGACCGTTGAAGGTGTAGCGGGTAAATTTAATACACCATCTGAACCGTTATTTTTAGGTAACGCTGGAACTGCGTATCGCCCGCTAACAGCTGTACTTGCTGCTGTTGAAGGTGAGTATGAGCTTGTTGGTGAGCCACGCATGGAAGAGCGCCCAATCGGCCATTTGGTTGATGCATTGCAAGCACTGGGTGGTGATGTAACTTACTTAAAAAATAACGACTATCCACCATTGGCTATTAAAGGCGGTAAAATCAATGGTGGTAAAGTAGCCATTGATGGCAGTATTTCAAGCCAGTTTTTAACAGCGCTATTAATGGCAGCACCGTTATTTAATGGCGACACGGAAATTAACATTAAAGGCACGCTGGTATCTAAACCTTACATTGATATTACCCTTGATGTGATGCAGCGTTTCGGTGTTACTGTAAGCCATGACAACTACGAAACGTTTTATGTAAAAGGCTGTCAGCAGTATCAAGCACTTGAGCGTATTATGGTTGAAGGTGATGCATCAAGTGCTTCTTATTTCGTTGCGGCAGCTGCAATAGCGGGCGGCGAAATTGAAATTAATGGGGTAGGTGCGGCGTCTGTTCAAGGTGATATTGGCTTTGCCAAAGTTATGGAACAAGTGGGCGCAAAAATCGATTGGTACGATGAAAAGCTGGTGGTTCGCAAAGGCGAGCTGAATGCTGTAGATATTGATGCTAACGCAATACCTGATGCGGCCATGACACTGGCAACTGTAGCACTTTTTGCAAAGGGTAAAACGGCGATTCGTAACATCTATAACTGGCGTGTTAAAGAAACTGACCGTTTATATGCAATGGCAACCGAACTGAGAAAAGTAGGTGCAGAGGTTGTAGAAGGTGAAGATTTTATCGAAATTACTCCACCTGACACATTTAATGATGTTGCGATTGATACCTATAACGATCACCGTATAGCAATGTGTTTTGCGATGGTTGCAGTGGGCGGCAAGCCGATAACTATTAACGATCCTAAGTGTACGTATAAAACGTTTCCTACATTTTTCAAAGTTCTAGAGTCTGTCTCAAGTCAATAA
- the serC gene encoding 3-phosphoserine/phosphohydroxythreonine transaminase: protein MTKYNFCAGPAMLPPAVMQKAQKEFIDWQGLGVSVMEISHRSSDFLALTAKCEASLRRLMNISDEFEVLFMHGGGRGQFSAVPLNLHLDGKPAIYCENGVWSKGATEEAAKFTTVQSINVRDDEQQNGQFSIKPASCWELPADASYIHYCPNETVDGIEIFDVPSHPSAPIVADMSSTILSREFDVNQFDLIYAGAQKNIGPSGLSIVIIRKTLLEREGLAKPGILDYALEAKQGSMYNTPPTFAWYLAAEVFEWLEANGGVKAMEEQNIAKAELLYNYIDSSDFYSNKVAKHCRSRMNVPFWLNDESLNDKFISESKEAGLLALEGHRIVGGMRASIYNAMPLEGVQALVDFMANFAKENS, encoded by the coding sequence ATGACTAAATATAATTTTTGTGCAGGACCGGCAATGCTACCGCCGGCAGTTATGCAAAAAGCACAAAAAGAATTTATTGATTGGCAAGGTTTAGGTGTATCTGTGATGGAAATTAGCCATCGCAGCAGCGACTTTTTAGCGCTTACTGCTAAATGTGAAGCAAGCCTGCGTCGCTTAATGAATATTAGCGATGAGTTTGAAGTATTATTTATGCATGGCGGTGGTCGTGGTCAATTTAGTGCTGTGCCACTGAATCTTCACCTTGATGGTAAGCCAGCTATTTACTGTGAAAATGGCGTGTGGTCGAAAGGTGCAACAGAAGAAGCGGCAAAATTCACCACAGTTCAAAGTATCAACGTACGTGATGATGAACAGCAAAATGGTCAGTTTTCAATTAAGCCTGCAAGCTGCTGGGAATTACCTGCTGATGCGTCATACATTCACTATTGCCCGAATGAAACCGTAGATGGCATCGAAATTTTTGACGTACCATCACACCCATCAGCACCGATTGTTGCTGATATGTCGTCGACTATTTTATCGCGCGAATTTGATGTAAATCAGTTTGATCTTATTTACGCTGGTGCGCAAAAGAATATCGGCCCATCTGGTTTATCTATTGTAATTATCCGTAAAACCTTACTTGAACGTGAAGGTCTTGCAAAGCCGGGTATTCTTGATTATGCATTAGAAGCGAAACAAGGCAGCATGTACAACACACCACCGACATTTGCATGGTACTTAGCCGCTGAAGTGTTTGAATGGCTGGAAGCAAATGGTGGCGTTAAAGCGATGGAAGAGCAAAACATCGCAAAAGCCGAGCTACTTTACAATTATATTGATAGCTCAGATTTTTATAGCAATAAAGTTGCTAAGCATTGCCGTTCGCGTATGAACGTTCCGTTTTGGTTAAATGATGAATCGCTGAATGATAAATTCATTAGTGAATCAAAAGAAGCAGGCTTATTAGCCCTTGAAGGTCACCGTATTGTCGGTGGTATGCGTGCAAGTATTTACAATGCAATGCCACTTGAAGGCGTGCAAGCCTTGGTTGATTTTATGGCTAACTTTGCAAAGGAGAATAGTTAA
- the gyrA gene encoding DNA topoisomerase (ATP-hydrolyzing) subunit A — MTDLANEILPVNIEDELKNSYLDYAMSVIVGRALPDVRDGLKPVHRRVLFAMNELNNDWNKPYKKSARVVGDVIGKYHPHGDSAVYDTIVRMAQPFSLRYMLVDGQGNFGSVDGDSAAAMRYTEVRMAKMSHELLADLEKETVDYVPNYDGTEQIPDVLPTKVPNLLVNGSSGIAVGMATNIPPHNLTEVINGCLALIQNPDMSIADLIEYIPGPDFPTAAIINGKKGIEQAYLTGRGKVYIRARAEIEVDEKTGRETIIVHEIPYQVNKARLIEKIAELVKDKKIEGISALRDESDKDGMRIVIEIKRGDVGEVILNNLYAQTQLQTVFGMNMVALDNNQPKCFNLKEMLEAFIIHRREVVTRRTVFDLRKARDRAHTLEGLAIALANIDPIIELIRKSPTPAEAKVALTARPWELGTVKAMLEKAGEDNVARPDWLAADLGIRDGQYYLSEQQAQAILDLRLHKLTGLEHEKILDEYQTLLDLIAELLHILSSPDRLMEVIRDELVEIKEQYGDERRTEISAAAHDISLEDLINEEDVVVTLSHEGYVKYQPLSDYEAQRRGGKGKSATKMKDEDFIERLLVANTHDTILCFSTAGRLYWLKVYQLPLASRAARGKPIVNLLPLEADERITAILPVREYEEDKYIFMATAFGTVKKTPLTAYSRQRASGIIAVNLNEGDSLIGVDITDGTNEIMLFTDAGKVVRFKEAEESEVLDENGNPVLDENGNPEIRFKGVRPMGRTATGVRGIKMADDQRVVSLIVPKSDGAILTVTENGYGKRTALEDYPSKSRATQGVVSIKVSERNGAVVGAVQVDENDEIMIISNRGTLVRTRVNEVSTVGRNTQGVILIRTIDEEQVVGLQRIEEIEVDELAAIEGEAVEVVDTNPEEAGDNPPSE, encoded by the coding sequence ATGACTGATCTCGCCAATGAAATTCTGCCAGTCAATATTGAAGATGAATTAAAAAATTCGTACCTTGATTACGCAATGAGTGTAATCGTTGGACGTGCATTGCCAGACGTACGTGACGGCTTAAAGCCAGTTCACCGTCGTGTTTTATTTGCAATGAACGAACTCAATAATGATTGGAATAAACCTTACAAGAAATCAGCACGTGTTGTTGGTGATGTAATCGGTAAGTACCACCCACATGGCGACAGCGCGGTATATGACACCATCGTTCGTATGGCGCAGCCTTTCTCATTACGCTATATGCTTGTTGACGGCCAAGGTAACTTCGGTTCTGTTGACGGTGACTCTGCGGCAGCAATGCGTTATACGGAAGTTCGTATGGCGAAAATGTCACATGAATTATTAGCTGACTTAGAAAAAGAAACCGTTGATTATGTACCTAACTATGATGGTACTGAGCAAATTCCTGACGTATTACCTACTAAAGTACCTAACTTACTAGTAAATGGTTCATCAGGTATTGCGGTTGGTATGGCAACGAACATTCCTCCGCATAACTTAACAGAAGTTATTAACGGCTGTTTAGCGCTTATTCAAAACCCAGATATGTCAATTGCTGATCTAATTGAATATATCCCGGGTCCAGATTTCCCGACTGCGGCGATTATCAACGGTAAAAAAGGCATTGAGCAAGCGTACCTAACAGGTCGTGGTAAAGTATATATCCGCGCTCGTGCTGAAATCGAAGTTGACGAAAAAACCGGTCGTGAAACAATCATCGTTCACGAAATCCCTTATCAAGTTAACAAAGCGCGTCTTATCGAAAAAATCGCTGAGTTAGTTAAAGATAAGAAAATTGAAGGTATTAGTGCACTACGTGACGAATCAGATAAAGACGGTATGCGTATCGTTATCGAAATCAAACGTGGTGATGTTGGTGAAGTAATCTTAAACAACCTATATGCACAAACTCAGTTACAAACTGTGTTTGGTATGAACATGGTTGCACTTGATAACAACCAACCTAAGTGCTTTAACCTTAAAGAAATGCTTGAAGCGTTTATCATTCACCGTCGTGAAGTTGTTACACGTCGTACTGTATTCGATTTACGTAAAGCCCGTGACCGTGCTCACACGCTTGAAGGCTTAGCAATTGCTCTTGCGAACATCGACCCAATTATCGAACTAATTCGTAAGTCACCAACACCAGCTGAAGCTAAAGTGGCACTAACAGCTCGCCCTTGGGAGCTAGGCACTGTTAAAGCTATGCTTGAAAAAGCAGGTGAAGATAACGTTGCTCGCCCTGATTGGTTAGCTGCAGACTTAGGTATTCGTGATGGTCAATACTATTTATCTGAGCAACAAGCACAAGCAATTCTTGACCTACGTTTACACAAACTAACGGGTCTTGAGCATGAGAAGATCTTAGACGAGTACCAAACGTTACTTGATCTAATTGCCGAGCTTTTACACATTCTTTCAAGCCCTGATCGTCTAATGGAAGTTATCCGTGACGAGCTAGTAGAAATTAAAGAACAATATGGTGATGAGCGTCGTACTGAAATCAGCGCTGCTGCTCACGATATTAGCCTTGAAGACCTAATCAATGAAGAAGACGTTGTAGTAACGCTTTCTCACGAAGGTTACGTTAAGTATCAACCATTATCTGACTACGAAGCACAGCGTCGTGGTGGTAAAGGTAAGTCAGCTACGAAGATGAAAGATGAAGACTTCATCGAGCGTCTATTGGTTGCTAATACACACGATACAATTCTGTGCTTCTCAACTGCAGGGCGCTTATACTGGTTGAAAGTATATCAGTTACCATTAGCAAGCCGTGCAGCGCGTGGTAAGCCAATTGTTAACCTATTACCACTTGAAGCAGATGAGCGTATTACTGCTATCTTACCGGTACGTGAATACGAAGAAGATAAATATATCTTCATGGCTACTGCGTTTGGTACAGTTAAGAAAACACCATTAACAGCTTATAGCCGCCAACGTGCGAGCGGTATCATTGCCGTTAACCTTAATGAAGGCGATAGCCTAATTGGGGTTGATATCACAGATGGCACGAATGAAATCATGCTATTTACTGATGCTGGTAAAGTTGTACGCTTTAAAGAAGCTGAAGAGTCTGAAGTATTAGACGAAAACGGCAACCCAGTACTTGATGAAAACGGTAACCCGGAAATCCGCTTTAAAGGCGTACGTCCAATGGGCCGTACAGCAACAGGTGTTCGCGGTATTAAGATGGCAGACGATCAACGCGTTGTATCGTTAATCGTTCCTAAATCAGATGGTGCAATCCTAACTGTGACAGAAAATGGTTACGGTAAGCGTACAGCACTTGAAGATTACCCATCGAAGAGCCGTGCAACACAAGGTGTTGTATCAATCAAAGTTAGCGAACGTAACGGCGCTGTGGTTGGTGCAGTACAGGTTGATGAAAACGACGAAATCATGATTATCTCTAATCGCGGTACACTTGTACGTACTCGTGTAAATGAGGTTTCTACGGTTGGTCGTAATACTCAAGGCGTTATTTTGATACGAACTATTGACGAAGAGCAAGTAGTTGGTTTACAACGTATCGAAGAAATCGAAGTTGATGAGCTTGCAGCCATCGAAGGCGAGGCCGTTGAAGTAGTCGATACTAATCCTGAAGAAGCGGGTGATAACCCACCTTCAGAATAA
- the ubiG gene encoding bifunctional 2-polyprenyl-6-hydroxyphenol methylase/3-demethylubiquinol 3-O-methyltransferase UbiG translates to MTEHQNVDNTEIAKFEAIAERWWDRDGEFKPLHEINPLRLDFVADKVGGLFDKETLDVGCGGGILSESMARMGAKVTGIDMGQEPLTVAKLHSLETGVPVDYIKVPAEQFAAEHPARFDVITCMEMLEHVPDPASIIRAVAELAKPGADVFFSTLNKTPKAYLFAIVGAEKLLKMVPEGTHDHKKFIKPAQLIAWAEEAGLKVRASTGLNYNPFSKQYSLNDDVSVNYILHFEKLA, encoded by the coding sequence ATGACCGAACATCAAAATGTAGATAATACAGAAATTGCAAAGTTTGAAGCCATCGCAGAACGTTGGTGGGACCGCGACGGAGAGTTCAAACCTCTTCATGAAATAAATCCTCTTCGCTTGGATTTTGTCGCCGATAAAGTAGGCGGCTTATTTGATAAGGAAACCTTAGATGTTGGCTGTGGTGGCGGCATCTTAAGTGAAAGCATGGCGCGCATGGGCGCTAAAGTAACCGGCATCGATATGGGCCAAGAGCCACTTACCGTTGCTAAGTTACACAGTTTAGAAACAGGTGTCCCTGTTGACTATATAAAAGTACCAGCAGAACAGTTTGCGGCTGAGCACCCTGCTCGCTTTGACGTTATTACTTGTATGGAAATGCTTGAGCATGTTCCAGATCCTGCGTCTATTATTCGTGCTGTAGCAGAACTTGCTAAACCGGGCGCCGATGTCTTCTTTTCAACACTAAACAAAACACCAAAGGCCTACTTGTTTGCCATTGTGGGTGCAGAAAAGCTTTTAAAAATGGTGCCTGAAGGTACCCATGACCATAAAAAGTTTATCAAACCTGCACAACTTATTGCCTGGGCTGAAGAAGCGGGATTAAAAGTAAGAGCCAGCACAGGCCTGAACTATAACCCGTTCTCTAAGCAGTACAGTTTAAATGATGATGTAAGTGTTAATTACATCCTGCACTTTGAGAAATTAGCCTAA